A genomic region of Arachis stenosperma cultivar V10309 chromosome 9, arast.V10309.gnm1.PFL2, whole genome shotgun sequence contains the following coding sequences:
- the LOC130951551 gene encoding phosphoglucan phosphatase DSP4, amyloplastic — protein sequence MNCLQNLQRSYVLPLQVSTRHHRNHPFCSVSLGISKSSHQNRSMAIKSASGSIPSAETSSFDMKEEKSETYSNNMTEAMGAVLTYRHELGMNYNFIRPDLIVGSCLQTPEDVDKLRKIGVKTIFCLQQDPDLEYFGVDINAIREYAKACGDIQHLRAQIRDFDSFDLRMRLPAVVSKLYKAINSNGGVTYIHCTAGLGRAPAVALAYMFWVQGYKLNEAYKLLLSKRPCFPKLDAIKSATADILTGLSKKSVTLSWEGSNCSSVEVSGLDIGWGQRMPLDFDDKQGLWSLKRELPEGHYEYKYIVDGKWICNKNELITSPNKDGHVNNFLDVLHDPSSVGALLRERLTGDNPDLTKDERLRIREFLEAYPDETEQ from the exons ATGAACTGTCTTCAGAATCTTCAGCG ATCCTATGTTTTGCCCTTACAAGTATCCACGCGCCACCACAGGAACCATCCTTTCTGTTCTGTTTCACTG GGAATCAGCAAGAGTTCTCATCAGAATCGAAGTATGGCAATTAAG TCTGCTTCTGGTTCCATACCAAGTGCAGAGACCAGTAGTTTTGATATGAAAGAGGAAAAGTCTGAGACATATAGTAACAACATGACAGAAGCCATGGGTGCTG TTTTGACATATAGGCATGAATTGGGAATGAACTACAACTTCATCCGTCCAGACTTGATAGTAGGATCATGCCTAcag ACTCCCGAAGATGTTGACAAACTTCGGAAAATTGGAGTGAAAACTATATTTTGCTTGCAACAAGATCCAGACCTAGA ATATTTTGGAGTTGATATCAATGCCATACGAGAATATGCCAAGGCGTGCGGTGACATTCAGCACTTGCGTGCTCAGATAAG AGACTTTGATTCATTTGATTTACGGATGCGTCTCCCAGCTGTAGTTAGCAAATTATACAAGGCAATAAATTCCAATGGAGGGGTGACATATATACATTGCACTGCTGGACTTGGAAGAGCTCCAGCCGTTGCG TTGGCATATATGTTTTGGGTTCAGGGTTATAAACTCAATGAGGCTTATAAACTTCTCCTG AGCAAAAGGCCATGCTTTCCGAAACTGGATGCCATTAAAAGTGCGACTGCTGACATT CTTACAGGCCTCAGTAAGAAGTCTGTCACTTTATCATGGGAAGGCAGTAATTGCTCTTCAGTGGAAGTTTCAGGACTCGATATCGGATGGGGGCAG AGAATGCCCTTAGATTTTGATGACAAGCAAGGTTTGTGGTCTCTCAAGAGGGAATTGCCT GAAGGGCACTATGAATACAAGTATATAGTTGATGGGAAATGGATATGCAACAAGAATGAGCTTATAACTTCTCCCAACAAAGATGGCCATGTCAACAATTTTCTTGAC GTCCTTCATGATCCCAGCAGTGTTGGCGCATTGCTTAGGGAGAGATTGACTGGTGATAATCCTGATCTCACAAAGGACGAAAGGCTGAGAATAAGAGAGTTTCTTGAAGCCTATCCTGATGAGACTGAGCAGTGA